A window of the Gemmatirosa kalamazoonensis genome harbors these coding sequences:
- a CDS encoding sigma-70 family RNA polymerase sigma factor produces MCKFARLVRSRDMDDADRLFRTYHAPLVRYLTRRLGDRDWAEEVAQETFLRALRHGPVEHERAWLFAVATNLVRDEARKDARRRRHLELLREEAADAYVEPEPTSLERAQEAALARRAVDALAERDRIALLMREEGLDYGEIAEALGLSVGSVGTTLARARRRLVEAYEALVGGRGRDSHAS; encoded by the coding sequence GTGTGCAAGTTCGCGCGGCTCGTACGTTCAAGAGACATGGACGACGCCGATCGGCTGTTCCGGACCTACCATGCCCCGCTCGTGCGCTACCTCACGCGCCGGCTCGGGGATCGCGACTGGGCCGAGGAGGTCGCGCAGGAGACGTTTCTGCGCGCCCTCCGCCACGGCCCCGTCGAGCACGAGCGCGCCTGGCTGTTCGCCGTGGCGACGAACCTCGTGCGCGACGAGGCCCGGAAGGACGCTCGGCGCCGCCGCCACCTCGAGCTGCTGCGCGAGGAGGCGGCCGACGCGTACGTGGAGCCGGAGCCGACGTCGCTCGAGCGGGCGCAGGAAGCGGCGCTCGCCCGGCGGGCGGTGGACGCGCTGGCGGAGCGCGACCGGATCGCGCTGCTCATGCGGGAGGAGGGCTTGGACTACGGGGAGATCGCCGAGGCGCTGGGGCTCTCGGTGGGGTCGGTCGGCACGACGCTGGCACGGGCGCGCCGGCGGCTCGTGGAGGCGTACGAGGCGCTCGTCGGCGGGCGCGGGAGGGACAGTCATGCGTCCTGA